The sequence AATGAACTTATTCCTCAGCAATTGACGTACAAAAAATGTTAACTCTTCCGGGGAGCTTTCCTCCGGGGTATCATGTATCCTGTGAAATAACTCAGCTATATCTTTCCGCGATTTGTGCATCGCAGGGGTTACAATATGATAGGGTTTTTCCCCCGCAATTTGTACTATGTACTCACCAAGATCCGTCTCCAGCGACTCAATCCCGTTCTTCGTAAGAAGATCATTTAATTCTATCTCTTCGGTGATCATCGATTTCGACTTCACGATGAAACGGGCTTCCTTCCTGTTTGCAATATCCAGAACATATTGCGCTGCTTCTTTTGCATCACCGGCAAAAAGTACCTTTCCTCCCTGCTTCTCAAAATTCTCCCTGAAATCAATAATGTGCTTGTCAAGATTCTGTAATACCCTGAGTTTTATCTTCGAAGCCCTTTCGCGTGCCACCTCTAAATCTGAAAACAATTTCTTTCCCTTCTCAACAGCCTGGTCGTATTTCGACATATTGTACCGGATCTTTCTCCGGTGCTCTTTATCAAATGCAACCTTTTCTGCAGCGATATCAAATTGCTTCTGCCTGTCACTCATAGTCTTTGTCTGCTACTGTATCCTCGAAATCTTTTCTACCCGCTGTGTATGCCTCCCTCCTTCAAACTCTGTCTGCAGAAAGATCATGGTCATTCTCCAGGATTCTTCAAATTCAACAAATCGTCCCGGTAACGACATAACGTTTGCATCATTGTGCATACGAGCCAGTCTTGTTTGCTCCGCATCCCAACATAATGCCGCCCTGACATTAGGATACTTGTTTGCCGTCATTTGTGCACCATTTCCACTCCCACAGATAATTATTCCCCTTTCACATTCACCCTGATCTACCGATTTCGCCAATGGATGTATATAATCAGGATAATCTACACTCTGCTCCGAATAACATCCGTAATCCTTAACTACATATCCGCTATCGCTCAACTTCTGCTTTAGAAATTGCTTCATGGGAAATCCAGCATGATCGCTGGCAATGCATATTAATCCTGAATTTTCGTCCATTGTTAATAATTTTTCTTCCAAAGTTATGGATTTTATCATTTGGAAATTTTACAGCGTTGTTTTTCAGTGTACTTTAAAATACCTTATTTTCGCCCTAATGTCATAACATTTTAAAATTCAGGATACCATGATTTATAAACATTGTTTTGCTGCTTCTTGTTTATATTAGTTAGGAACAATGAGACAAAAGTCTATGTTGAACAGGTTTCGGTTTTTTAACAGGATTTTATTCTTTTTTTTGAATAGTCTTTTCCTGTTTCTTAACAAAACCGTAACCTCAATTTTGGTATGATTTGTTAACCTCTAATGATTTTAACAATGTGTTGAAACTATTCTTATACACTCAAAAACAATAATTTACATTCTCAATACCTCTTAATCAGATGTTAATAATTCTGTATAAATCGCCTTGTCAAGAAATACATAAAAAAGTTATCAGGTTTATCAACAAAACATTATTAAATAATAATATTTTTAAAAAATACATTATATATGAAAATTAGAAAGCGATAATTACAAGTTACAAGTTACAGGTTACAGGTTGCAACTCTCTACTCAATGCCCTCACTCAAACTACCTGTATCCTGCAACCTGCAGCCTGCAACCCCATATTAAAAGTTCCGATGCTAAATTAAATCAACAAGACAATAAACAGATTAACAATGGACTATAAAAAAGAGTTTCTAAAACTAAAAGAAGAAAAAAATGCTGTTTTACTGGCTCATTACTATCAGATACCAGAAATTCAGGATATAGCAGATTTTGTGGGTGATAGTCTGGGACTTGCGCAAAAGGCTGCAACTACAACAAAAGATATCATTGTTTTTGCGGGAGTTCACTTTATGGCTGAGACTGCTAAAATACTGAATCCGGGAAAGAAAGTATTTTTACCCGATTTAGAAGCGGGTTGTTCTCTTGCCGATTCTTGTCCTCCGGAACAATTCAGCAAATTCAGGAAAAAGTATCCCGATCATATAGTTATTTCTTATATAAATTGTACGGCAGCTATAAAAGCTATGTCGGATGTAATATGTACATCCGGAAATGCAGTAAAAATCGTTGAGTCATTTCCTTATGATCAAAAGATCATTTTTGCACCGGATAAAAATCTGGGAGGGTATATAAATAAAGTAACAGGAAGAAATATGATTTTATGGGATGGTACATGCGAGGTTCATGACATCCTGGAAACAGAAGCCGTTATAAAGATAAAAATGGAAAATCCGGATGCTAAACTGATCGCTCATCCTGAATGCAAAGCACAGGTATTGGAAATAGCTGACTTTATTGGTTCTACAACCGCTTTGCTGAAATATACCACTCATGATGTCTCGAAAAAATACATCGTTGCTACGGAAACAGGTATTTTGCATCAAATGAAGAAAGAATCACCTGAGAAAGAGTTTATCATTGTTCCTACAAACGAAACGTGTTCATGTAACGATTGTCCTTATATGAAACTGAATACAATGCAGAAATTGTATCTTTGTCTGAAAAATGAGAAACCGGAGATCTTCCTGGAAGAAGATTTAATGCGGGCTGCAGAAAAACCGATTAATAGGATGCTTGATATTTCAAAAAAAGCGGGACTAATCTAACAATGTGGGAAAAATGAAATACTTTATCCTGATTTTTCTCTTATGTTTTGTTCTTGAAGCCATAGGTCAACAAGAGATTGATCCAGACGGGTACAGTAAATTCTATCATCCCAATGGAATGATTGCCAGCGAAGGTACTTTACGTGGAGGAAAGCCCGATGGTTATTGGAAAACCTATAATGAAAAGGGAATATTGGTTTCAGAAGGTAATCGGAAAAATTATCTCATTGATAGTACCTGGAAATTTTACGATGACCAGGGTAATCTGAAAATGATAATTAATTATCAGGAAGGCAGAAAAAATGGCTCCAGGGTTACTTACCGTGAAAATGAAATAATCGAAGAAAATTTTTTCGATGACCGTAAAGAAGGGATAAGTACATATTATTATCCCGGAGGGAAAATACATAAAACAATATTCTACCAGGATGGTCTGGAAGAAGGTATTGCCAGGGTTTACGATACAACCGGCAACATTATTGAACTGATTACCTATAAAAAGGGTTTTATAACAGACAGGGAAAGAATCAACCGTTACGACGCAAACGGACATCGCCACGGCAAGTGGAAGTTTTTTTATGAAAGCGGAGCCCTGAAAACGGAAGGGACCTACAAACATGGTATTAAACATGGGTATTTCAAAGAATATGATGAATCAGGAGGGTTAATCTCAGCGGCAAAATTTCAGGAGGGGGAAAAGCTTACCAATGTTCAGGAACTCAAACCCCTTGATGTGAAAACGGAATACTATCCAAGCGGTAAAGTAAAAATTCAAGCCACCTACAAGGATGATAAACCGGAAGGTGTATGGCGGGAATATAATGAGGAAGGTGAGATAGAAAAATCATTCATTTTCAAAAATGGTGTAGTCATCGGAGAAGGTATAATCAGCGAAAAGGGTGAAAAGAATGGATTTTGGAAAGAGTTCTTTGACAATGGCATCCTGAAGGCTGAAGGAAACTATGACAAAGATATCAGGACAGGCAAATGGGTCTTTTACCATGATAACGGAAAAATTGAACAAACCGGTGTTTATGATGATACGGGTAAACCGGAAGGTGATTGGAGATGGTACTATCCTTCCGGGTTGTTGTTGAGGGAGGAGACTTTCAGAAATGGTTTATCGGATGGCATCATGACCGAATACGATGAAACCGGCAATATTATTACCCAGGGAAGTTATTTGCGGGGAAATGAAGAAGGATTCTGGTTTTATGAGCTTGGTGATCATCGTGAAGAAGGGGAATATCTCGATGGCATGCGCGACGGGGGATGGAAATATTTTTATCCCGACGGAACCCTGGCTTTTAAGGGACGTTTTGTGGAAGATAATCCTCACGGCGAACATATATATTACTGGATGAACGGGAATAAACGCGATGAAGGTTATTACGTTATGGGGCGAAAACAGGGTCAATGGACCAGCTACAACATGGATGGTACACCTTTCATCGTAATTACCTATGAAAATGGTGTTGAAAAGAAATACGACGGTATCCGAATAACACCGGAATATAATCCTGAAGATTTTGAATGAAGTATTATCTTTGCGAACCCAAACCATAAAACACAGGAGGAAAATCATGTTA is a genomic window of Bacteroidota bacterium containing:
- the nadA gene encoding quinolinate synthase NadA, with the translated sequence MDYKKEFLKLKEEKNAVLLAHYYQIPEIQDIADFVGDSLGLAQKAATTTKDIIVFAGVHFMAETAKILNPGKKVFLPDLEAGCSLADSCPPEQFSKFRKKYPDHIVISYINCTAAIKAMSDVICTSGNAVKIVESFPYDQKIIFAPDKNLGGYINKVTGRNMILWDGTCEVHDILETEAVIKIKMENPDAKLIAHPECKAQVLEIADFIGSTTALLKYTTHDVSKKYIVATETGILHQMKKESPEKEFIIVPTNETCSCNDCPYMKLNTMQKLYLCLKNEKPEIFLEEDLMRAAEKPINRMLDISKKAGLI
- a CDS encoding LUD domain-containing protein, yielding MSDRQKQFDIAAEKVAFDKEHRRKIRYNMSKYDQAVEKGKKLFSDLEVARERASKIKLRVLQNLDKHIIDFRENFEKQGGKVLFAGDAKEAAQYVLDIANRKEARFIVKSKSMITEEIELNDLLTKNGIESLETDLGEYIVQIAGEKPYHIVTPAMHKSRKDIAELFHRIHDTPEESSPEELTFFVRQLLRNKFI
- the rpiB gene encoding ribose 5-phosphate isomerase B; translation: MDENSGLICIASDHAGFPMKQFLKQKLSDSGYVVKDYGCYSEQSVDYPDYIHPLAKSVDQGECERGIIICGSGNGAQMTANKYPNVRAALCWDAEQTRLARMHNDANVMSLPGRFVEFEESWRMTMIFLQTEFEGGRHTQRVEKISRIQ